One window of Nymphaea colorata isolate Beijing-Zhang1983 chromosome 1, ASM883128v2, whole genome shotgun sequence genomic DNA carries:
- the LOC116267584 gene encoding endochitinase 4-like produces MDSYTQFLGFVLVALALEVGLAQDTPRTIITSDFFNSLLPPDGCEGKGFYNYDSFISAAESYDGFGTTGGTDVQKREMAAFLANAMHETGSFCKISETLDPSVHCNQGYPQYPCAPGKSYYGRGPLQLSWNFNYGAAGQAIGFDGLNNPEIVAQDKDISFKTAVWFWMLNSNCHRGITADGGFGSTIRAINSIECNGGNPGAVQSRVSFYQRFCQQFGVDPGQYIDC; encoded by the exons ATGGATAGCTACACACAGTTCCTTGGGTTTGTTCTTGTAGCTCTTGCCCTCGAAGTGGGCTTGGCGCAGGACACTCCAAGGACGATTATCACTTCTGATTTCTTCAATAGCCTCCTTCCTCCAGATGGTTGTGAGGGAAAAGGCTTCTACAACTATGATTCATTCATATCGGCCGCGGAAAGTTACGACGGCTTCGGCACCACCGGTGGCACCGACGTTCAAAAGAGGGAGATGGCTGCTTTCCTTGCTAATGCCATGCATGAAACAGGAA GCTTCTGCAAGATAAGCGAAACATTAGATCCTTCCGTCCACTGCAATCAAGGGTACCCGCAATATCCTTGTGCTCCAGGCAAAAGTTACTATGGCAGAGGACCGTTACAGCTATCATG GAACTTCAACTATGGTGCAGCAGGGCAGGCCATTGGCTTCGACGGCTTGAACAACCCGGAGATCGTGGCTCAGGATAAAGACATATCTTTCAAGACAGCAGTGTGGTTCTGGATGTTAAACAGCAACTGCCACCGAGGGATCACCGCAGATGGTGGCTTTGGCTCCACCATCAGAGCCATTAACAGTATTGAGTGCAACGGAGGGAATCCAGGAGCAGTACAGTCGAGGGTCAGCTTCTACCAGCGGTTCTGCCAGCAGTTCGGCGTAGACCCAGGGCAGTACATCGACTGCTAG